The Thiovulum sp. ES region AAAACTTTTTCTATTTTAAAAGAGAGTTTCTCAATTGTTATAAATTTTTCATCATCACTTTCAAATTCAACATCTAAATACTCGACTGTGTTGTTTTTTTTATGGAAATCTAATCGTTCGTTTCCAAAAAGCATAATTGAAAAAATAAAAATCAAGGAAACAATCTTTTTCATGGTTGCAATTTAACAACAAAAAACCTTTGAGAAAGTTTAAAATTTTTAATAATTAAAAGTATGCTTTTTTAATTTAAGTTTATTGTCGGAGATTTCCG contains the following coding sequences:
- a CDS encoding hypothetical protein (IMG reference gene:2508611264_SP) → MKKIVSLIFIFSIMLFGNERLDFHKKNNTVEYLDVEFESDDEKFITIEKLSFKIEKVFYFFSTEFVFKYKPYKPFKPPATRTLFLNR